The proteins below are encoded in one region of Roseovarius bejariae:
- a CDS encoding choice-of-anchor L domain-containing protein, whose amino-acid sequence MPTASELQIDTFANAMDMANEMFGSGISLLSATYAGASTASGIYSGGDSTAPGITPSDTGVILSTGNASDITNTSGDANVFTDTSTDHGTAGDADLDATSGQTTFDAAIFEADFIPDGNTLTMQVVFSSEEYLEFINSGYNDAVGIWVNGQPAELTVGTGNISVDEINDQSNENLYVDNPTDAEVYNTEMDGFTVALTLKAPVNPGETNTIKIGIADAGDGAVDSNLLIAGDSIQTALVAADDSIEVRAGDSEAFDLLANDVSSAGSTLTITQINGQPVTVGDTVILPTGEQITMTPTGMVLAAPDADLGTNTFSYTVADTLGNTDIGFVEFTTTAPCFTAGTLIETPRGAVAIETLKVGDRVMTLDHGPQPLRWIGTTRRHAQGADAPVRINAGALGAHDMIEVSPNHRVFIVSPHAELFFGTHEVLVKAKHLVNGHSIHRRNDGMPVTYLHLLFDRHEVICGDGLMSESYHPGDQTRRSFDENTQSELLRLFPELANGSDDNWPAARMQLKQYEARLLNSLGPGLFIQEPTV is encoded by the coding sequence ATGCCCACTGCATCCGAACTCCAGATCGACACATTCGCCAACGCCATGGACATGGCGAATGAAATGTTCGGCAGCGGTATATCCCTTCTTTCCGCCACTTACGCCGGTGCCTCCACTGCCTCGGGCATCTATTCAGGTGGTGACAGCACCGCACCGGGAATAACGCCTTCGGATACCGGCGTGATCCTGTCGACCGGCAACGCATCCGACATCACGAATACTTCGGGCGATGCCAATGTTTTCACGGATACCTCAACCGACCACGGCACCGCGGGCGACGCTGACCTTGATGCGACATCGGGGCAAACGACCTTCGACGCCGCCATTTTTGAGGCGGATTTCATTCCCGATGGCAACACTTTGACAATGCAGGTGGTCTTCTCCTCAGAAGAATACCTCGAATTCATCAATTCCGGCTACAACGATGCAGTCGGCATATGGGTCAATGGGCAACCGGCGGAACTGACGGTAGGCACCGGGAATATCTCAGTCGATGAGATCAATGACCAAAGCAATGAAAACCTGTACGTCGACAATCCCACCGATGCCGAAGTTTACAACACCGAGATGGATGGTTTCACCGTTGCCCTGACCCTCAAGGCACCGGTCAACCCCGGGGAAACCAATACAATCAAGATCGGGATTGCCGACGCCGGGGATGGCGCAGTCGATAGTAACCTGCTGATCGCCGGAGACTCCATTCAGACCGCGCTTGTCGCAGCTGACGACTCGATCGAGGTGCGCGCCGGGGACAGCGAGGCATTCGATCTTCTGGCAAATGACGTCAGCAGCGCCGGAAGCACCCTGACCATCACCCAGATCAATGGCCAGCCTGTCACCGTCGGCGATACCGTGATCCTGCCCACCGGCGAACAGATCACCATGACGCCCACAGGCATGGTGTTGGCCGCTCCCGACGCGGATCTTGGCACGAACACGTTTTCCTACACCGTAGCCGATACGCTGGGGAATACGGATATCGGCTTTGTCGAGTTCACCACCACCGCACCTTGTTTTACTGCGGGTACGCTGATCGAGACGCCGCGGGGCGCGGTTGCAATCGAAACTCTCAAGGTGGGCGACAGGGTGATGACGCTTGACCACGGCCCGCAACCCCTGCGTTGGATCGGCACCACGCGGCGCCACGCACAGGGGGCTGATGCACCTGTTCGCATCAATGCCGGGGCGCTTGGCGCGCATGACATGATTGAAGTATCTCCCAATCACCGGGTCTTCATCGTTTCACCGCACGCGGAACTGTTCTTCGGGACACACGAGGTCCTTGTGAAGGCCAAGCATCTGGTCAACGGCCATAGTATCCATAGGCGTAACGACGGGATGCCGGTTACCTATCTGCATTTGTTGTTCGATCGGCACGAAGTGATTTGCGGCGATGGCCTGATGAGTGAAAGCTATCATCCCGGTGACCAGACACGCCGAAGCTTCGATGAAAACACGCAGTCTGAACTTCTGCGCCTGTTCCCAGAGCTGGCAAATGGTTCAGACGACAATTGGCCGGCGGCGCGCATGCAGTTGAAGCAGTATGAGGCAAGGCTTCTGAACAGCTTGGGACCCGGGCTTTTCATACAGGAGCCAACGGTCTAG
- a CDS encoding Hint domain-containing protein gives MPRGTLLLETRLSPEGRPQTLLAFNRSHPWPGSFSLQALPGGGIILVEAQGDDMRHVTLPLESDGRMDILRLTYSWDAPARWAQLCVERPEGDAPTFARPHAPHPLLMADAQTITTDARRRTVDGDVQFFALSDRVESVGPMPGLTSEVPIATPQGEVPVCKLKRGDLVVTHDGKVVPILQVVKRVVPAKGNLRPVHLRAPYFGLRRDILVAPQQRLVIGGSEVEYLFGREAVLVPARHLVNGVSALKGEGPDLVTYHHLLLPGHEVVMAAGCPLESLYIGRLRRKPEPLARSVLAGFDRSRLPEHAKPVWPVLKPFEAVTLAMNRAA, from the coding sequence ATGCCGCGTGGTACACTGTTGCTTGAAACGCGGCTTTCTCCTGAAGGGCGTCCGCAAACCCTTTTGGCCTTCAACCGATCGCATCCCTGGCCCGGAAGTTTCTCGCTTCAGGCTTTGCCGGGCGGCGGGATCATCCTTGTCGAGGCACAAGGCGATGATATGCGGCATGTCACCCTCCCCCTCGAATCTGACGGCAGGATGGACATCCTGCGGCTGACCTATTCCTGGGATGCGCCCGCACGGTGGGCGCAGCTATGCGTAGAGCGCCCCGAAGGCGACGCACCCACCTTCGCCAGGCCACATGCCCCCCACCCCCTGCTAATGGCAGATGCACAGACCATCACCACCGACGCAAGGCGCCGCACTGTAGACGGAGACGTGCAGTTTTTTGCCCTGTCTGACAGGGTCGAGTCCGTGGGTCCGATGCCCGGATTGACAAGCGAGGTCCCCATCGCCACACCGCAGGGCGAGGTACCGGTATGCAAGCTCAAACGTGGCGACCTTGTGGTCACCCACGACGGCAAGGTGGTACCCATCCTCCAAGTGGTCAAACGCGTCGTTCCTGCAAAAGGCAACTTGAGGCCTGTGCACCTTCGGGCCCCCTATTTCGGCTTGCGCCGGGATATTCTTGTCGCCCCGCAACAGCGGCTGGTTATCGGGGGCAGCGAGGTAGAATACCTGTTCGGACGCGAGGCGGTACTGGTTCCCGCGCGGCACTTGGTAAACGGGGTGTCGGCGCTAAAAGGGGAAGGCCCTGACCTGGTGACTTACCATCACCTCCTGTTGCCGGGGCACGAGGTTGTCATGGCCGCGGGATGCCCCTTGGAAAGCCTTTACATCGGCCGCCTGCGGCGCAAGCCCGAACCACTGGCTCGTAGTGTCTTGGCCGGGTTCGACAGATCACGCCTGCCCGAACATGCCAAGCCGGTCTGGCCGGTTCTCAAACCCTTCGAGGCAGTCACTCTGGCCATGAATCGCGCGGCCTGA
- the dapE gene encoding succinyl-diaminopimelate desuccinylase yields the protein MPVDPIALTADLVRCPSITPEEGGALVLLEGMLTKAGFACTRVDRGGVSNLFARWGAKDAVRTFGFNGHTDVVPLGDEAAWTMPPFGAEQKDGYLWGRGATDMKSGVAAYVAAAIDFVTETPPKDGALILTITGDEEGDAVDGTAALLDWMEANGEAMDHCLVGEPTCPDELGQMIKIGRRGSLTAWITVTGEQGHSAYPHRANNPLPAMARLIDRLSSHELDQGTEHFDASTLATVTIDTGNPASNVIPAQSRATVNIRFNDAHSGASLTEWLQSELNRVEKEFGVEAAMDVRISGESFLTPPGELSELVSQAVKAETNMTPDLSTTGGTSDARFVKNHCPVVEFGLVGQTMHQVDERVEVALIPRLKTIYSRILRDYFA from the coding sequence ATCCCCGTCGATCCCATAGCCCTGACTGCCGATCTTGTCCGTTGTCCTTCCATCACGCCCGAAGAAGGCGGTGCACTGGTTTTGTTGGAGGGTATGCTGACGAAGGCGGGGTTTGCCTGCACTCGCGTCGATCGTGGCGGTGTCAGCAATCTTTTCGCGCGGTGGGGGGCAAAGGACGCGGTGCGCACCTTCGGGTTCAACGGTCATACCGATGTTGTTCCCTTGGGCGATGAGGCCGCATGGACGATGCCACCCTTCGGTGCCGAACAGAAAGACGGCTATCTTTGGGGACGGGGGGCCACCGACATGAAATCGGGCGTCGCGGCCTATGTCGCTGCCGCCATTGATTTCGTGACCGAGACACCGCCGAAGGATGGCGCACTGATCCTCACCATTACCGGCGATGAAGAGGGCGACGCGGTGGACGGCACCGCCGCTTTGCTCGACTGGATGGAGGCCAATGGCGAGGCGATGGACCATTGCCTTGTTGGCGAGCCCACCTGCCCGGATGAGTTGGGCCAGATGATCAAGATCGGGCGGCGTGGCTCTCTGACTGCATGGATCACCGTCACGGGCGAACAGGGCCATTCCGCCTATCCGCACCGTGCCAACAACCCGCTGCCCGCCATGGCACGGCTGATCGACAGGCTGTCCAGCCACGAGTTGGACCAGGGGACCGAGCATTTCGATGCCTCCACGCTGGCCACGGTAACAATCGACACCGGCAACCCGGCCAGCAACGTCATTCCCGCGCAAAGCCGCGCGACGGTGAATATCCGTTTCAACGATGCCCATTCCGGGGCAAGCCTGACCGAATGGCTGCAATCCGAACTGAACCGTGTGGAGAAAGAGTTCGGCGTTGAGGCCGCGATGGATGTCAGGATTTCCGGCGAGAGTTTCCTTACCCCACCCGGGGAGCTCTCGGAACTGGTAAGCCAAGCCGTGAAGGCCGAGACCAACATGACGCCCGACCTATCCACCACTGGTGGCACCTCGGACGCGCGTTTCGTCAAAAATCACTGCCCGGTGGTGGAATTCGGTCTTGTCGGCCAAACCATGCACCAAGTCGATGAACGGGTGGAGGTGGCCCTGATCCCGCGCCTCAAAACCATCTATTCGCGCATCCTGCGGGACTATTTCGCATGA
- a CDS encoding Hint domain-containing protein: MVAGTEIPIDSNASAVEMAETIFGEGTTIVSASYTGDNDSSGIYSNGDSISPGVTPSDTGVMFSTGDLRSFTNSSNWWWNQDANQSSNTTSNSSGPNNDPGFNSAAGANTYDASYLDVDFIPTGDVMTMQFVFASEEYPEYANGAFQDFVGVWVNGTQVEMSVGDGDIDPNNLNAGSAENLFIDNTGSQYNTEMDGFTATLTLTIPVNADEVNSIRIGIADVTDSNYDSTLLIAADSVQTALVAMDDNIRIDPDGSGTLDLLSNDVNDTGGTLTITQINGQSVSAGDVVTLNSGQQIQLNADGTVDIIADSDEEDFAFTYEVTSSTGQTDIGFVNVDQVPCFVAGTLIKTPQGDVPVEELQAGDLVITQDNGAQPLRWAGSREVPAIGQFAPIRIAANTFGRHKTLFLSPLHRVLIRDSLSEILFGEREVLVAARDLVNDQSVRRIEGGTVTYVHILFDRHQVVYSEGLETESFLPGPQITKSFEADIVEEICTLFPEIDPTTGAGYGPAARPCLKPYEARLLLRKRAMAA, encoded by the coding sequence ATGGTTGCAGGGACGGAAATCCCGATTGATAGCAATGCGTCCGCGGTCGAGATGGCCGAGACGATTTTCGGTGAGGGCACGACGATTGTCAGCGCCTCCTACACCGGGGATAATGATTCTTCGGGGATCTACAGCAATGGTGACAGTATATCGCCGGGTGTGACGCCCAGCGACACAGGTGTCATGTTCTCGACCGGGGATTTGCGCAGCTTCACCAACAGCAGCAATTGGTGGTGGAACCAGGACGCCAACCAGTCCAGCAACACTACGTCAAATTCCAGCGGCCCCAACAACGACCCGGGTTTCAACTCGGCAGCGGGCGCCAATACCTATGACGCTTCGTATCTGGATGTGGATTTCATCCCGACCGGCGACGTTATGACGATGCAATTCGTTTTTGCCTCGGAGGAATACCCCGAGTATGCGAACGGGGCCTTTCAGGATTTCGTGGGCGTCTGGGTCAATGGCACACAGGTCGAGATGTCGGTGGGCGATGGCGACATCGACCCCAACAACCTGAACGCTGGCTCCGCCGAAAACCTGTTCATCGACAACACCGGCAGCCAGTACAACACTGAAATGGACGGGTTCACCGCAACGCTGACCTTGACCATTCCGGTCAATGCAGATGAGGTCAACTCGATCCGGATCGGTATCGCGGATGTCACCGACAGCAACTATGATTCCACGCTTCTGATTGCCGCGGACAGTGTTCAAACAGCGCTCGTAGCCATGGATGATAATATCCGGATAGACCCGGATGGAAGCGGCACCCTCGATCTGCTGTCCAATGACGTGAACGATACCGGCGGGACCCTGACGATCACCCAGATCAACGGTCAGTCTGTCAGTGCGGGTGATGTCGTCACCCTGAATTCCGGGCAACAAATTCAGCTGAATGCCGATGGTACAGTCGACATCATCGCCGATAGCGACGAGGAAGATTTCGCATTCACCTATGAGGTGACAAGCAGCACCGGCCAAACCGACATTGGCTTTGTCAATGTCGATCAGGTGCCATGCTTCGTGGCGGGCACGCTTATCAAGACACCCCAAGGGGATGTTCCGGTTGAAGAATTGCAAGCCGGTGATCTGGTGATTACGCAGGACAATGGCGCACAACCTCTCCGCTGGGCCGGGAGTCGCGAGGTTCCCGCAATCGGGCAATTCGCCCCCATCCGGATCGCGGCCAATACCTTTGGTCGGCACAAAACGCTGTTTCTGTCACCGCTGCACCGGGTTTTGATTCGCGACAGCCTGTCGGAAATTCTGTTTGGCGAGCGCGAGGTTCTGGTGGCGGCGCGTGATCTGGTCAACGATCAAAGTGTACGGCGCATCGAGGGAGGAACGGTGACCTATGTTCATATTCTCTTTGATCGGCATCAGGTCGTCTATTCCGAGGGGCTGGAAACCGAAAGCTTCCTGCCCGGGCCACAGATCACCAAGAGTTTCGAGGCGGACATCGTCGAGGAAATTTGCACACTCTTCCCCGAGATCGACCCGACAACCGGCGCCGGTTATGGCCCAGCGGCCCGACCCTGCCTGAAACCCTATGAGGCACGGCTTCTTTTGCGCAAACGTGCCATGGCGGCCTGA